One window from the genome of Pyrus communis chromosome 16, drPyrComm1.1, whole genome shotgun sequence encodes:
- the LOC137719978 gene encoding PLAT domain-containing protein 3-like — protein MTSFRFTETFMAIALFFSTAAGNPYDKCVYTIYVKTGSIIKAGTDSKISMTLGDFSGRSVWVPDLRSWGLMGPHYDYFEHGNLDVFSVRGPCMDAPVCRLTLTSNGFGAHAGWYCDHVEVTATGPNTACSKSIFYVQQWLSNDVAPYQMTATRDACNPWNVNAGADQRGKDGKFVVEYPKRYA, from the exons ATGACAAGTTTCCGCTTCACGGAGACCTTTATGGCGATCGCCCTCTTCTTCTCTACAGCAGCTGGAAATCCTTAT GACAAATGTGTgtacacaatttatgtaaaGACAGGGTCGATCATCAAGGCAGGCACAGACTCAAAGATAAGCATGACCCTCGGTGATTTCTCCGGCCGGTCTGTATGGGTGCCGGATCTTAGGTCATGGGGCCTAATGGGGCCACACTACGACTACTTTGAGCATGGCAACCTGGACGTGTTTAGCGTACGTGGTCCATGCATGGATGCACCAGTGTGCCGGCTCACGCTCACCTCCAACGGGTTTGGTGCACACGCCGGGTGGTACTGCGACCATGTGGAGGTTACTGCCACGGGGCCTAACACTGCATGTTCGAAATCCATATTCTATGTTCAACAATGGTTGTCCAACGATGTTGCTCCATATCAGATGACTGCAACTCGCGATGCATGTAATCCGTGGAATGTCAATGCCGGTGCAGATCAGCGGGGGAAAGATGGGAAGTTTGTTGTGGAGTATCCCAAGAGATATGCTTGA
- the LOC137720228 gene encoding splicing factor-like protein 1: MEAALQSNPNLPPPIESLDPHPPHSDFIPPPPTEALASDSNGPSQPAPTETLASYAQDPSTNPNTATENGNSTDACKVLAIMKPLLSENGLTNTTSGNERDGSGGEEETTSRRRRRSRWDPQPESDNQSGGGETGSGTRKRKSRWADEEPKQAIQLPDFMGGIEFDPEIQALNSRLLEISRMLSSGLPLDDRPEGARSPSPEPIYDNMGIRINTREFRARERLNKERQEIIAQIIKRNPAFKPPADYRPPKLHKKLYIPMKEYPGYNFIGLIIGPRGNTQKRMEKETGAKIVIRGKGSVKEGRSQQKRDLKPDPSENEDLHVLVEADTQDALDAAAGMVEKLLQPVDEVLNEHKRQQLRELASLNGTIRDEEYCRLCGEPGHRQYACPSRTSTFKSDVLCKICGDGGHPTIDCPVKGTTGKKMDDEYQNFLAELGGTVPESATKQTATLALGPGNSTSSNPPWANSTGSASASSHPGLGSIGVKPVKDYDETNLYIGYLPPTFDDDGLIQLFSPFGDIVMAKVIKDRVTGASKGYGFVKYGDVQMANNAIARMNGYRLDQRTIAVRVAGKPPQPAAPPGPPASALPTYAVPQPVGAYPSQQFTAGGPLGNAPPTSYAGTPVPWGPPVPPPYAPYAPPPPHPPGSTMYPPPMAGQHMAPYGARYPPPPGAPPQPVTSSEAQQSYPPPGVQSEHNVSTQSLQSNMYGGSSAPMPPNGQHTYPAASYGYSSYYNAVPPPPPPPAHVPGSTADQSQNIGNVPWATSAQVPPHASSAERTTYGADAEYEKFMAETK, encoded by the coding sequence ATGGAGGCTGCTCTCCAATCAAACCCTAACCTTCCTCCTCCAATCGAATCCCTAGATCCTCACCCTCCTCATTCCGATTTCATTCCTCCTCCCCCTACAGAAGCCCTAGCCTCAGATTCTAATGGCCCATCTCAACCAGCGCCCACTGAAACCCTAGCATCCTATGCTCAAGACCCCTCCACGAATCCCAATACCGCTACTGAGAACGGTAACTCGACTGACGCCTGCAAGGTACTTGCTATTATGAAGCCGCTGCTGTCGGAAAACGGATTGACCAACACCACTAGCGGCAACGAAAGGGATGGCTCGGGCGGGGAGGAGGAGACGACCAGCAGGCGCCGTCGCCGCAGCCGGTGGGATCCTCAGCCCGAGTCGGACAATCAGAGTGGTGGTGGCGAGACGGGCAGTGGCACGAGGAAGAGGAAGTCGCGGTGGGCGGATGAGGAGCCGAAGCAGGCGATTCAGCTGCCGGATTTCATGGGAGGTATTGAGTTTGATCCAGAAATTCAAGCTTTGAATAGTAGGTTGCTTGAGATTAGTCGAATGCTGTCTTCGGGGTTGCCCTTAGATGATCGTCCCGAAGGGGCTAGGTCTCCTTCGCCGGAACCTATATATGATAACATGGGAATTAGGATTAATACTAGAGAGTTCCGTGCCCGTGAGAGGTTGAACAAAGAGAGGCAGGAAATTATTGCCCAGATTATTAAGAGGAACCCAGCATTTAAACCCCCGGCTGATTACAGGCCACCCAAGCTTCACAAGAAGCTTTACATACCGATGAAGGAATATCCCGGATACAATTTTATCGGACTTATCATTGGGCCAAGGGGTAATACCCAGAAGAGGATGGAGAAAGAAACTGGTGCAAAAATTGTCATTAGGGGTAAAGGTTCGGTGAAAGAGGGTAGGTCACAACAGAAGAGGGATTTGAAACCTGACCCTTCCGAGAACGAGGACTTGCATGTTTTGGTTGAGGCCGACACACAAGACGCTCTTGATGCTGCGGCTGGGATGGTGGAGAAACTCTTGCAGCCTGTCGATGAGGTGTTGAATGAGCATAAGAGGCAACAACTTAGGGAACTTGCGTCATTGAATGGGACAATAAGGGATGAGGAGTATTGTAGGTTGTGTGGTGAGCCAGGGCACCGTCAGTATGCTTGTCCATCACGTACTTCGACCTTTAAGAGTGATGTTCTTTGTAAGATATGTGGTGATGGTGGGCATCCAACCATTGATTGCCCAGTGAAGGGTACAACTGGGAAGAAAATGGATGATGAGTATCAGAACTTCTTGGCTGAGTTAGGGGGGACAGTTCCTGAATCTGCAACTAAGCAGACCGCTACATTAGCACTTGGCCCAGGCAACAGTACATCAAGCAATCCTCCTTGGGCTAACAGTACTGGCAGTGCTAGTGCATCATCACATCCAGGCTTGGGATCAATTGGAGTCAAGCCAGTCAAGGACTATGACGAGACAAACTTGTACATTGGATACTTGCCGCCTACTTTTGACGATGATGGTTTGATCCAATTGTTTTCACCATTTGGTGATATTGTGATGGCCAAAGTTATCAAGGACCGAGTTACTGGAGCAAGTAAAGGTTATGGTTTTGTGAAGTACGGAGATGTTCAAATGGCTAATAATGCAATTGCACGCATGAATGGTTATCGCCTAGACCAGCGAACCATTGCTGTCAGAGTTGCTGGCAAGCCTCCTCAGCCTGCTGCGCCTCCTGGACCTCCAGCATCGGCACTGCCCACATACGCGGTTCCCCAGCCTGTTGGTGCCTATCCATCCCAGCAGTTTACCGCAGGTGGTCCTCTTGGGAATGCACCACCTACTAGCTACGCGGGTACTCCTGTTCCTTGGGGGCCCCCTGTTCCTCCGCCTTATGCTCCTTATGCTCCACCTCCTCCACATCCCCCTGGTTCAACCATGTATCCTCCTCCCATGGCGGGTCAACATATGGCTCCTTATGGTGCACGATACCCTCCTCCACCTGGGGCACCACCTCAACCGGTGACTTCAAGTGAAGCACAACAGAGTTATCCCCCTCCAGGGGTTCAATCTGAACACAATGTCTCTACCCAATCTCTACAATCTAATATGTATGGAGGCTCCTCAGCACCAATGCCACCAAACGGCCAACACACTTATCCTGCTGCTTCGTATGGTTACTCATCTTACTACAATGCAGTTCCACCACCTCCGCCTCCCCCCGCCCATGTACCTGGATCAACTGCAGACCAATCTCAGAACATTGGTAACGTTCCATGGGCCACGAGTGCTCAGGTTCCCCCTCATGCTTCTTCTGCGGAAAGGACAACTTATGGTGCAGATGCAGAGTATGAGAAGttcatggcagaaacaaaatga
- the LOC137721373 gene encoding F-box protein At2g26160-like — MDRDWAALPREILNLVVERLETPKEFSFVCRSWRSAAKDIQTHCAVTTAPMILISADAEKDEWHLYNPVDDKVLKTQLNLRRQRFCGSSKGWLIVVDEKRVVSLINPLLFGVGGRRDHEKSIIRLPPVSPADLNQLHHGFFLVYEATISEDPILNADNCIVMVMFAKLAFIRLNKDSNWTYFPETETVERRRFFIVQVLKVEGRFYLVDHFRQLYSFDVTTQSVSPVKKVVFREYVLDVDYIRKEYLVVCNEKTILMVRRYMARYDYHGTKTKRFKVFELNISKGEWTEKNTLGDVALFLGKNSSISVCASELGYRANCIYFIHDHPAFGPSRAFDYGASTASRNRGF; from the exons ATGGATCGAG ATTGGGCTGCGTTGCCGAGagagattttaaatttagttgTAGAGAGACTGGAGACACCAAAAGAATTTAGCTTTGTTTGCAGGTCATGGCGTTCGGCTGCAAAGGATATACAGACCCATTGTGCCGTCACGACAGCCCCTATGATCTTGATTTCTGCTGATGCAGAGAAAGATGAGTGGCATTTATACAATCCGGTGGATGACAAGGTTCTTAAAACCCAATTGAATTTGCGAAGGCAACGATTCTGTGGGTCGTCAAAAGGATGGTTAATTGTTGTGGATGAGAAACGTGTTGTGTCGCTGATAAATCCACTCCTTTTTGGTGTTGGAGGGAGAAGGGATCATGAAAAGTCAATAATTCGCCTTCCTCCGGTAAGCCCTGCAGATTTGAATCAGCTTCATCATGGATTTTTTTTGGTCTACGAGGCTACAATTTCAGAAGATCCAATACTAAATGCCGACAACTGCATTGTTATGGTCATGTTTGCGAAATTGGCTTTTATTCGACTTAACAAAGACAGTAATTGGACTTATTTCCCTGAAACGGAAACGGTTGAGCGAAGAAGGTTTTTTATCGTTCAAGTTCTTAAAGTTGAAGGCAGATTCTATCTTGTTGATCATTTCCGTCAACTCTATTCTTTTGATGTTACTACTCAGTCTGTGTCACCTGTGAAAAAAGTGGTTTTTCGCGAATATGTGCTCGATGTGGACTATATTCGCAAGGAATATCTTGTGGTTTGTAATGAGAAAACAATACTGATGGTTCGAAGGTACATGGCGCGTTATGACTATCATGGGACAAAGACAAAAAGATTCAAAGTCTTTGAACTAAATATCAGCAAGGGTGAGTGGACGGAGAAGAACACTTTAGGTGACGTTGCTTTGTTTCTGGGAAAAAACTCTTCAATATCTGTTTGTGCTTCAGAGTTGGGATATCGAGCAAATTGCATATACTTCATTCATGATCATCCTGCGTTTGGACCAAGTAGAGCTTTTGATTATGGCGCGTCTACAGCGTCGAGGAACAGAGGCTTTTAG
- the LOC137721209 gene encoding uncharacterized protein isoform X2, whose translation MYDKSNRQRQNRNGFTSNWLPEPRTQRSSVAVRSVATEAAASPPAAKMVKAIRIHEHGGPEVLKWEDVEVGEPKEGEIRVKNEAIGINFIDVYYRKGLYKAATLPYTPGVEACGVVTAVGPGLTGRQVGDLVAYAGQQMGSYAEEQILPANRAVPVPPSIDPKVAASLMLKGTTAQFLRRCFKVEPGHAVLVHAAAGGVGSLLCQWANALGATVIGTVSTKEKAAQAKEDGCHHVIIYKEEDFVTRVKEITSNNGVEVVYDSVGKDTFEGSLEVLKLRGYMVSFGQSSGAPDPVPLSAIAAKSLFLTRPSLFHYALTREELLEAAGEVFANVASGILRVRVNHTYSLSEAAQAHADLENRKTSGSIVLVP comes from the exons ATGTACGACAAATCAAATCGGCAGCGTCAAAACCGAAATGGGTTTACTTCCAATTGGCTTCCAGAACCGCG GACCCAGAGATCATCAGTAGCAGTTAGATCAGTTGCCACTGAAGCAGCAGCATCACCACCAGCAGCAAAGATGGTCAAAGCCATTCGAATCCACGAACATGGTGGCCCtgag GTGTTGAAATGGGAAGATGTGGAAGTAGGGGAGCCAAAGGAGGGCGAGATTCGTGTGAAGAATGAGGCCATCGGGATTAATTTCATTGATGTGTACTACCGCAAAGGCCTTTATAAGGCTGCTACGCTTCCCTACACCCCAG GTGTCGAGGCTTGTGGAGTCGTGACAGCTGTGGGACCAGGTCTAACGGGCAGGCAAGTTGGAGATCTTGTAGCCTATGCTGGTCAGCAAATGGGCTCATATGCGGAAGAGCAGATCCTTCCTGCAAACAGAGCTGTGCCTGTTCCTCCTTCCATTGATCCTAAAGTTGCAGCCTCCCTCATGCTTAAGGGTACGACAGCTCAGTTTCTACGCCGCTGTTTCAAG GTCGAACCTGGACACGCAGTCCTTGTTCATGCAGCAGCTGGTGGAGTTGGATCCCTTTTATGCCAGTGGGCTAATGCCCTTGGTGCGACTGTCATTGGGACTGTATCAACTAAGGAAAAGGCAGCTCAGGCCAAGGAGGATGGATGCCACCACGTCATAATATATAAGGAAGAGGACTTTGTCACTCGTGTGAAAGAAATAACATCCAACAATGGGGTTGAAGTTGTCTACGATTCTGTTGGGAAGGATACGTTTGAG GGATCACTGGAAGTCTTAAAACTTCGGGGATACATGGTGAGTTTTGGGCAGTCATCAGGTGCGCCTGATCCAGTTCCATTATCAGCTATTGCAGCGAAATCACTCTTCTTGACTCGGCCTAGCCTCTTTCATTACGCTTTAACTCGAGAGGAATTGTTAGAGGCTGCAGGAGAGGTATTTGCTAATGTTGCATCGGGTATATTGCGGGTTCGAGTGAATCACACCTACTCATTATCTGAAGCAGCGCAGGCACACGCAGACCTTGAGAACAGGAAAACATCTGGATCTATCGTTCTTGTCCCCTAG
- the LOC137719652 gene encoding protein DYAD-like, translated as MSKYLEKKQVQKKPECKSTFLATYALLSSASASPSSSPVSSLDTIEHIKVGCFYQMDQSKLHGRTVPEQLRAVRIVMVSAKGAFKVAVRFPSLHSLHAHIPAKGYLKPEAKQIPALNEKYVMSPEMASEVLYRRIPPQEMVDRSSIWSFWAVQPPLKNNPRSTLSSPAVSGGGGAIASSVVPKKGPCWSELTFAGMVKWGKRRQIRYLRRHESSPSSGSDDEETEKGKEVMELEEDSDDGFTEKVVTVIDEDDGIEEEEEGEETEEEAAPHVLPWKMNLRSRKRKRPDNKRKIKSPTQKRSKSRAKPPNQNNHIVAVPDRSSRKLAKVKHTVTRWSAGRYKLAEENMLKVMKEKGAAIGNPIRRPALRAEARRLIGDTGLLDHLLKHMAGKVAPGGTERFRRRHNADGAMEYWLESADLVHIRKEAGVQDPYWTPPPGWKPGDSPTQDPTCAREIKKLREEIDKIRREMKESKQQGNAGLAMVTASNSNLTGVDLDRDGSLIQIKEACAEVEKKIAKMDEERMEFVTKKEEQMVEVTQSLSGIKEKIRMFESGKEDAVTISGAPPPSEAKPAGEKKEEDKLSGGDKAAAAAECKAAKIERLRSGFRICKPQGTFLWPDMGSPTNIPSPSSQILAPPHDLFVVPTPPSSSSSAPRPLISPTTPPVKPVAERRPVTTTTLCNVTTIPSSTPIVAPPPVLAPETQSSTTVTISKTLLINLNELPATTAPNPNPNPQTSCEAITTLTTYHRRHHHLLPRMVKEEEVEVDETARNGDDQQRRCASPASTWNGEKWWMAVGTPSTSMEG; from the exons ATGAGCAAGTacttggagaagaagcaagTCCAAAAAAAGCCAGAATGCAAAAGCACTTTTTTGGCCACATATGCGCTGCTCTCCTCTGCTTCtgcttctccttcttcctccccCGTTTCTTCGCTCG ATACTATCGAGCACATTAAAGTCGGCTGTTTCTACCAAATGGACCAATCCAAGCTCCATGGAAGAACAGTACCAGAGCAGCTCAGGGCCGTACGGATCGTCATG GTGAGTGCGAAGGGAGCGTTTAAAGTGGCGGTGAGGTTTCCGAGCCTTCACTCTCTCCACGCTCATATTCCCGCAAAGGGGTATCTAAAACCAGAAGCCAAACAGATTCCGGCGCTCAACGAGAAGTATGTGATGTCCCCGGAAATGGCGTCGGAGGTGCTTTACCGGAGAATCCCACCTCAGGAGATGGTAGATCGGAGCAGCATTTGGAGCTTCTGGGCCGTTCAACCTCCGTTGAAGAATAACCCGAGAAGCACGTTGTCGAGCCCAGCAGTAAGTGGCGGAGGCGGAGCCATTGCTAGCAGCGTGGTTCCTAAAAAGGGTCCGTGTTGGTCCGAGCTCACGTTCGCCGGAATGGTGAAGTGGGGCAAGCGCCGGCAAATTCGCTACCTCCGCAGGCACGAGTCGTCACCGAGCTCTGGCTCTGACGATGAAGAAACGGAGAAGGGAAAGGAGGTAATGGAGCTGGAGGAAGATAGCGATGATGGTTTCACTGAGAAAGTAGTAACTGTGATAGACGAAGACGATGgcattgaagaagaagaagaaggtgaggaGACAGAGGAAGAAGCTGCTCCTCATGTTCTGCCATGGAAGATGAACCTCCGGAGTCGGAAGCGGAAGCGTCCCGATAATAAGAGAAAAATCAAATCTCCAACCCAAAAGCGATCAAAATCCAGAGCAAAGCCTCCGAATCAGAATAACCATATTGTAGCAGTTCCTGATCGCAGCAGCAGAAAATTGGCTAAAGTTAAACACACAGTAACAAGATGGTCAGCAGGAAG GTACAAGCTGGCGGAGGAGAACATGTTGAAGGTGATGAAGGAGAAAGGGGCGGCGATTGGGAACCCAATACGGCGGCCGGCGCTGAGAGCGGAGGCTCGGAGGCTGATTGGAGACACGGGGTTACTGGATCATTTACTCAAACACATGGCGGGCAAGGTGGCGCCCGGCGGGACGGAGAGATTTAGGCGGCGGCACAACGCCGATGGGGCCATGGAGTATTGGCTGGAGAGTGCTGATCTGGTCCACATCCGGAAGGAGGCTGGGGTTCAAGATCCTTACTGGACCCCTCCGCCGGGGTGGAAGCCCGGCGATAGTCCCACCCAGGACCCCACTTGTGCAAGAGAGATTAAGAAGCTCCGTGAAGAAATTGACAAGATTAGAAG GGAGATGAAGGAGTCCAAGCAGCAAGGGAATGCTGGTTTGGCTATGGTGACCGCTTCAAATTCTAATTTGACCGGTGTTGACTTGGATCGTGACGGTTCATTAATCCAGATTAAG GAGGCCTGTGCAGAGGTAGAGAAGAAGATAGCTAAGATGGATGAAGAAAGGATGGAGTTTGTGaccaaaaaagaagaacaaatgGTGGAGGTTACTCAATCTTTGTCCGGAATTAAG GAGAAAATCAGGATGTTCGAATCAGGCAAGGAAGATGCAGTCACAATTTCAGGAGCACCACCACCATCGGAAGCAAAACCAGCCggtgagaagaaagaagaagataaactaagcGGCGGAGACAAGGCGGCTGCGGCGGCGGAGTGCAAGGCGGCAAAAATAGAGAGGCTGAGGAGTGGGTTCAGGATATGCAAGCCGCAAGGCACGTTTCTCTGGCCAGACATGGGCAGCCCCACCAACATTCCTAGTCCTTCTTCCCAGATTCTGGCCCCACCACATGACCTCTTTGTGGTCCCCACCCCaccctcatcctcctcctccgcccCCCGCCCCCTCATCAGCCCCACCACTCCCCCTGTGAAGCCGGTGGCTGAGCGGCGCCCAGTGACCACCACCACATTGTGCAATGTGACCACAATACCCTCTTCAACTCCTATTGTCGCTCCTCCACCTGTCCTGGCCCCAGAGACCCAGAGTTCCACTACCGTCACCATCAGTAAAACCCTACTCATAAACCTCAACGAGCTCCCTGCAACAACAGcaccaaaccctaaccctaatcccCAAACCAGCTGTGAAGCTATCACTACCCTCACCACCTACCACAGAAGACATCACCATCTTCTGCCACGT ATGgtgaaggaggaggaggtggaggtggacgAAACTGCAAGAAACGGTGATGATCAGCAGAGGCGGTGCGCCTCTCCTGCTTCCACGTGGAACGGAGAGAAATGGTGGATGGCTGTGGGAACTCCTAGCACTTCTATGGAGGGTTGa
- the LOC137721209 gene encoding uncharacterized protein isoform X1, which yields MGLLPIGFQNRGLSLTHFLITSPPPHFQLLPAPKFTHFSQISGNNFINCLPFRTQRSSVAVRSVATEAAASPPAAKMVKAIRIHEHGGPEVLKWEDVEVGEPKEGEIRVKNEAIGINFIDVYYRKGLYKAATLPYTPGVEACGVVTAVGPGLTGRQVGDLVAYAGQQMGSYAEEQILPANRAVPVPPSIDPKVAASLMLKGTTAQFLRRCFKVEPGHAVLVHAAAGGVGSLLCQWANALGATVIGTVSTKEKAAQAKEDGCHHVIIYKEEDFVTRVKEITSNNGVEVVYDSVGKDTFEGSLEVLKLRGYMVSFGQSSGAPDPVPLSAIAAKSLFLTRPSLFHYALTREELLEAAGEVFANVASGILRVRVNHTYSLSEAAQAHADLENRKTSGSIVLVP from the exons ATGGGTTTACTTCCAATTGGCTTCCAGAACCGCGGTTTAAGTTTAACCCATTTCTTAATCACAAGTCCACCGCCCCACTTCCAGTTGCTGCCAGCTCCAAAATTCACACATTTTTCACAGATTTCCGGCAACAATTTCATCAATTGTTTACCTTTCAGGACCCAGAGATCATCAGTAGCAGTTAGATCAGTTGCCACTGAAGCAGCAGCATCACCACCAGCAGCAAAGATGGTCAAAGCCATTCGAATCCACGAACATGGTGGCCCtgag GTGTTGAAATGGGAAGATGTGGAAGTAGGGGAGCCAAAGGAGGGCGAGATTCGTGTGAAGAATGAGGCCATCGGGATTAATTTCATTGATGTGTACTACCGCAAAGGCCTTTATAAGGCTGCTACGCTTCCCTACACCCCAG GTGTCGAGGCTTGTGGAGTCGTGACAGCTGTGGGACCAGGTCTAACGGGCAGGCAAGTTGGAGATCTTGTAGCCTATGCTGGTCAGCAAATGGGCTCATATGCGGAAGAGCAGATCCTTCCTGCAAACAGAGCTGTGCCTGTTCCTCCTTCCATTGATCCTAAAGTTGCAGCCTCCCTCATGCTTAAGGGTACGACAGCTCAGTTTCTACGCCGCTGTTTCAAG GTCGAACCTGGACACGCAGTCCTTGTTCATGCAGCAGCTGGTGGAGTTGGATCCCTTTTATGCCAGTGGGCTAATGCCCTTGGTGCGACTGTCATTGGGACTGTATCAACTAAGGAAAAGGCAGCTCAGGCCAAGGAGGATGGATGCCACCACGTCATAATATATAAGGAAGAGGACTTTGTCACTCGTGTGAAAGAAATAACATCCAACAATGGGGTTGAAGTTGTCTACGATTCTGTTGGGAAGGATACGTTTGAG GGATCACTGGAAGTCTTAAAACTTCGGGGATACATGGTGAGTTTTGGGCAGTCATCAGGTGCGCCTGATCCAGTTCCATTATCAGCTATTGCAGCGAAATCACTCTTCTTGACTCGGCCTAGCCTCTTTCATTACGCTTTAACTCGAGAGGAATTGTTAGAGGCTGCAGGAGAGGTATTTGCTAATGTTGCATCGGGTATATTGCGGGTTCGAGTGAATCACACCTACTCATTATCTGAAGCAGCGCAGGCACACGCAGACCTTGAGAACAGGAAAACATCTGGATCTATCGTTCTTGTCCCCTAG